One Tessaracoccus lacteus DNA window includes the following coding sequences:
- a CDS encoding MFS transporter: MTWLRRWWPLVAILALAFNLRPVASSIGPVLTEITVDLGLSGATAGLLTSLPTICFAVFGAAAPWISQRLGLSWTIALALGALVVGQTGRVLAPSGTLFLGWSMLALAGMALANVLMPTLVRLHYPDRIALATSLYSLTLSLGLTAASSVTVPLANALGGWRAALSAGIVAAALALLCWLPLLLRGRSATGSTGKPVSLARVARTPLGWAMAVFFGIQSAQAYSIFGWLPSVYRGAGLSEVEAGLMLGIATGVGVIPAFLIPAYVARARNPGRLFLVIMCFLVMGYVGLLSAPTTVPWLWAVFLALGTTSFPLILALFGTRATTPAATAALSGFAQAVGYAIATVGPLSFGILHQVTGGWVAPIGLQLALCIPMVIAGLYACRPIVIEDQLRWGA; this comes from the coding sequence ATGACCTGGCTCAGACGGTGGTGGCCCCTCGTGGCGATCCTGGCGTTGGCCTTCAACCTGCGCCCGGTCGCCTCGTCGATCGGCCCGGTGCTGACCGAGATCACCGTCGACCTCGGCCTCAGCGGCGCCACCGCCGGGCTGCTCACGTCCCTGCCGACCATCTGCTTCGCCGTCTTCGGCGCCGCGGCTCCCTGGATCTCGCAGCGGCTCGGCCTGTCGTGGACGATCGCGCTCGCGCTGGGGGCCCTCGTCGTGGGCCAGACGGGGCGCGTGCTGGCACCCTCGGGGACCCTCTTCCTCGGCTGGTCGATGCTGGCGCTGGCGGGCATGGCGCTGGCCAACGTGCTGATGCCGACCCTGGTGCGTCTCCACTACCCGGACCGGATCGCGCTGGCGACGTCGCTCTACTCCCTCACCCTGTCGCTGGGCCTGACCGCCGCGAGCAGCGTGACCGTGCCGCTGGCGAACGCGCTGGGAGGATGGCGCGCCGCCCTGTCGGCGGGCATCGTCGCCGCCGCCCTCGCCCTGCTGTGCTGGCTGCCGCTGCTGCTGCGCGGGCGCTCCGCGACCGGGTCCACGGGAAAGCCGGTGTCGCTGGCACGCGTGGCCCGCACGCCGCTCGGCTGGGCCATGGCGGTGTTCTTCGGCATCCAGTCGGCGCAGGCCTACTCGATCTTCGGCTGGCTGCCGTCGGTCTACCGCGGCGCCGGCCTGAGTGAGGTGGAGGCCGGGCTGATGCTGGGCATCGCGACGGGCGTCGGCGTGATCCCCGCGTTCCTGATCCCGGCCTATGTGGCGCGCGCGCGGAACCCCGGGCGGCTCTTCCTGGTCATCATGTGCTTCCTGGTGATGGGCTACGTGGGGCTGCTGAGCGCGCCGACGACCGTCCCCTGGCTGTGGGCGGTGTTCCTGGCGCTCGGCACCACGTCGTTCCCGCTGATCCTGGCACTGTTCGGCACCCGCGCCACCACGCCGGCCGCGACAGCCGCGCTGAGCGGCTTCGCGCAGGCCGTCGGCTACGCCATCGCGACGGTCGGGCCGCTGTCCTTCGGCATCCTGCACCAGGTCACCGGCGGCTGGGTCGCGCCGATCGGCCTGCAGCTGGCGCTCTGCATCCCCATGGTGATCGCCGGCCTCTACGCCTGCCGGCCGATCGTCATCGAGGACCAGCTACGTTGGGGCGCATGA
- a CDS encoding TIGR03936 family radical SAM-associated protein, which yields MGNRQPPVQQAPPAQKLRLRYAKRGPGRFTSHRDFGRALERALRRAEIPMAYSSGFNPHPRISYANAAPTSAASEAEYVELGLREVCDPAKIVAALNEVLPTGFVVLAAADAVKASLGDLLQASDWVLKVADAEPGVLAGAVAGLLARDEFPVERMTKNGLRSFDVRSAIISLEAADDETLRLRSIHQTPLVRPDDVMTALRMIDDRVPQQALLTRLVQGPLRDGEIGDPLS from the coding sequence GTGGGAAATCGACAGCCGCCGGTCCAGCAGGCCCCGCCTGCGCAGAAGCTCCGCCTCCGCTACGCCAAGCGCGGGCCCGGCCGGTTCACGTCGCACCGCGACTTCGGGCGCGCCCTCGAGCGTGCCCTCCGGCGCGCCGAGATCCCGATGGCCTACTCGTCCGGCTTCAACCCGCATCCCCGCATCTCCTACGCCAACGCGGCGCCCACGTCCGCCGCGTCGGAGGCCGAGTACGTCGAGCTGGGGCTGAGGGAGGTCTGCGACCCGGCCAAGATCGTCGCGGCCCTCAACGAGGTGCTCCCCACGGGGTTCGTCGTGCTGGCCGCGGCCGACGCAGTCAAAGCTTCCCTCGGCGACCTCCTCCAGGCCTCCGACTGGGTGCTGAAGGTCGCCGACGCGGAGCCGGGCGTGCTCGCCGGGGCGGTGGCCGGACTCCTGGCGCGGGACGAGTTCCCCGTCGAGCGCATGACGAAGAACGGGCTGCGCAGCTTCGACGTGCGGTCGGCGATCATCTCGCTGGAGGCCGCTGACGACGAGACGCTCCGGCTCCGGTCGATCCACCAGACGCCACTGGTGCGGCCCGACGACGTCATGACGGCCCTGCGGATGATCGACGACCGCGTGCCGCAGCAGGCGCTGCTGACCCGCCTCGTGCAGGGTCCGCTCCGCGACGGCGAGATCGGCGACCCACTCAGCTGA
- a CDS encoding ATP-dependent DNA helicase RecG, whose amino-acid sequence MANWRTPIYRELSRRLTDVLGGRTATAFAKLGIVTVDDLVRHVPRRYVSGTGMSDFASLRPGDEAAVIAEVRRSAVGPGRLAASIGDGSGRTLSLTFFAKNVHHLNHWKLLLEPGRRGIFVGKVGEFNGELQLTNPDFVMLDGVRTGGGKRRGETEKQRLGRESREAMSRAVQRATMIGLYPATKALPTWSIAESIELVLPMLEGDTLPGWVVDAAGVLPFEEALTAVHEPTSEAQAAVGVDRLRFDEAFGIQLAMAARRRELAKDPATPRPRRAGGLLDAFDAALPFVLTAGQQEIGETIFGELARPVPMNRLLQGEVGSGKTVVALRAMLDVVDNGGQAVLLAPTEVLAKQHHRSISALMGDLAEGGQLGAPEAATGVVLLTGSRSSAIKRETLASIASGEAGIIVGTHALLSDPVEFDDLGLVVVDEQHRFGVEQRAALAAKARQRPHTLIMTATPIPRSIAMTVFGDLEVSELRELPRGRKPIQTVFVNMLTHPAWVSRAWERIREEVAAGRQAFIVCPAITGTQLEGGGKADDQRALAAVEELAPQLASGPLRGLRIGVVHGKQAVAERDETMAAFVGGEVDVLVATTVIEVGVDVPNASMMVVLDADRFGLSQLHQLRGRVGRGEHPGLCLLLAPVADNEHALARLEAMANTTDGFELADLDLTLRREGNVLGEAQSGAGTLKLLRALENADVIGEAKVLAERVISDERAATDPLLTDLMTKAELMAAGEWMEKS is encoded by the coding sequence ATGGCGAACTGGCGCACCCCGATCTACCGCGAGCTGTCGCGCAGGCTCACCGACGTGCTGGGGGGCAGGACAGCGACCGCGTTCGCCAAGCTCGGCATCGTCACGGTCGACGACCTGGTCCGGCACGTCCCGCGTCGTTACGTCTCCGGCACCGGCATGAGCGACTTCGCCAGTCTCCGCCCAGGCGACGAGGCCGCCGTCATCGCGGAGGTCCGGCGGTCCGCGGTGGGCCCCGGCCGACTTGCGGCGTCCATCGGTGACGGATCCGGCCGGACCCTGTCGCTCACCTTCTTCGCCAAGAATGTCCACCACCTCAACCACTGGAAGCTGCTGCTCGAACCCGGCCGGCGCGGCATCTTCGTCGGGAAGGTCGGCGAGTTCAACGGCGAGCTCCAGCTGACCAACCCCGACTTCGTCATGCTCGACGGCGTCCGCACCGGGGGCGGGAAGCGCAGGGGCGAGACCGAGAAGCAGCGCCTCGGCCGTGAGTCACGGGAGGCGATGTCGCGGGCCGTCCAGCGCGCAACGATGATCGGCCTCTATCCCGCGACGAAGGCGCTGCCCACCTGGAGCATCGCCGAGTCCATCGAGCTCGTGCTGCCCATGCTCGAGGGCGACACGCTGCCAGGGTGGGTCGTGGACGCGGCCGGCGTGCTGCCGTTCGAGGAGGCGCTCACCGCCGTGCACGAGCCCACCTCGGAGGCGCAGGCCGCCGTCGGCGTCGACCGGCTCCGCTTCGACGAGGCCTTCGGCATCCAGCTCGCCATGGCAGCGCGCCGCCGGGAGCTCGCCAAGGACCCGGCGACACCCCGGCCGCGCCGCGCCGGCGGCCTGCTCGACGCCTTCGACGCGGCACTGCCCTTCGTGCTCACCGCCGGGCAGCAGGAGATCGGGGAGACCATCTTCGGCGAGCTGGCGCGGCCCGTGCCGATGAACCGGCTGCTGCAGGGAGAGGTGGGCTCCGGCAAGACCGTCGTGGCGCTGCGCGCCATGCTCGACGTCGTGGACAACGGAGGTCAGGCCGTCCTGCTGGCCCCGACGGAGGTGCTCGCCAAGCAGCACCACCGCTCCATCTCGGCGCTGATGGGGGACCTGGCCGAGGGCGGGCAGCTCGGCGCGCCCGAGGCTGCCACCGGCGTGGTCCTGCTCACTGGGTCCCGGTCGAGCGCCATCAAGCGAGAGACGCTCGCCTCGATCGCGAGCGGCGAGGCCGGGATCATCGTGGGAACGCATGCGCTGCTCAGCGACCCCGTCGAGTTCGACGACCTCGGCCTGGTGGTCGTCGACGAGCAGCACCGCTTCGGCGTGGAGCAGCGGGCCGCACTGGCGGCCAAGGCCAGGCAGCGCCCGCACACGCTGATCATGACGGCCACCCCCATCCCCAGGTCGATCGCCATGACAGTTTTCGGTGACCTCGAGGTCTCCGAGCTGCGCGAGCTGCCGCGCGGGCGCAAGCCGATCCAGACGGTCTTCGTCAACATGCTGACGCACCCCGCGTGGGTGTCGCGGGCCTGGGAACGGATCCGCGAGGAGGTCGCCGCAGGGCGGCAGGCATTCATCGTCTGCCCGGCCATCACCGGCACGCAGCTGGAGGGCGGCGGGAAGGCCGACGACCAGCGCGCCCTGGCCGCCGTCGAGGAACTCGCCCCGCAGCTGGCCTCCGGGCCGCTCCGCGGGCTGAGGATCGGCGTGGTGCACGGGAAGCAGGCAGTCGCGGAGCGGGACGAGACCATGGCTGCCTTCGTGGGGGGCGAGGTCGACGTGCTCGTGGCCACCACCGTGATCGAGGTCGGCGTCGACGTGCCGAACGCCTCCATGATGGTCGTGCTCGATGCCGACCGGTTCGGCCTGAGCCAGCTGCACCAGCTCCGCGGCCGCGTCGGCCGCGGAGAGCACCCGGGGCTCTGCCTGCTGCTGGCCCCCGTCGCCGACAACGAGCACGCGCTCGCCAGGCTGGAGGCCATGGCGAACACCACCGACGGCTTCGAGCTGGCCGACCTCGACCTGACGCTGCGCCGCGAGGGCAACGTGCTGGGGGAGGCGCAGAGCGGGGCAGGGACGTTGAAGCTGCTGCGGGCACTGGAGAACGCCGATGTCATCGGCGAGGCCAAGGTGCTCGCCGAACGCGTGATCTCCGACGAGCGGGCGGCCACCGACCCGCTGCTCACGGACCTGATGACCAAGGCGGAGCTGATGGCCGCCGGAGAGTGGATGGAGAAGTCGTGA
- the rsmD gene encoding 16S rRNA (guanine(966)-N(2))-methyltransferase RsmD, whose protein sequence is MSRIIAGRAKGRRLAAPKGANTRPTTDRTREALFSALASWFDAADATAEEQLAGYSMLDLFAGTGAVGLEAASRGASPVVLVEADRSTAKLISANAASAGLQADVRAGKAETFAAAPGRSFDLIFIDPPYAVPTEQVEALLAQLVDGAVAPRGLVVVERSVRDREPAWPPAFTETWRRDYGETCLLFGSVD, encoded by the coding sequence GTGAGCCGCATCATCGCCGGCCGGGCGAAGGGCCGCCGCCTGGCCGCGCCCAAGGGGGCCAACACCCGTCCCACCACCGACCGCACCCGCGAGGCCCTGTTCTCGGCCCTCGCCAGCTGGTTCGACGCCGCCGACGCCACCGCCGAGGAGCAGCTCGCCGGCTACTCGATGCTCGACCTGTTCGCGGGCACCGGCGCCGTCGGTCTCGAGGCCGCCAGCCGCGGCGCGTCGCCCGTGGTGCTCGTCGAGGCCGACCGATCCACCGCGAAGCTCATCTCCGCCAACGCCGCGTCGGCCGGGCTGCAGGCCGACGTCCGGGCAGGGAAGGCCGAGACGTTCGCCGCCGCCCCCGGACGCTCCTTCGACCTGATCTTCATCGACCCTCCCTACGCGGTGCCCACCGAGCAGGTCGAGGCGCTGCTCGCCCAGCTGGTCGACGGCGCCGTGGCCCCCCGCGGGCTGGTGGTCGTCGAGCGGTCGGTGCGCGACCGCGAGCCCGCCTGGCCGCCGGCCTTCACCGAGACCTGGCGCCGCGACTACGGGGAGACCTGCCTGTTATTCGGCTCGGTCGACTAG
- the rpmB gene encoding 50S ribosomal protein L28 — translation MAAKCDVCAKGPGFGHNVPWSKKKTNRRWNPNIQRVRAVVNGAPQRLNVCTSCLKAGKVSR, via the coding sequence GTGGCTGCCAAGTGTGACGTTTGCGCCAAGGGACCCGGCTTCGGTCACAACGTGCCTTGGTCGAAGAAGAAGACCAACCGCCGCTGGAACCCGAACATTCAGCGCGTGCGCGCCGTCGTGAACGGTGCGCCACAGCGCCTCAACGTGTGCACCTCCTGCCTGAAGGCCGGCAAGGTCTCTCGCTGA
- the coaD gene encoding pantetheine-phosphate adenylyltransferase, which produces MKVLVPGSFDPITVGHLDIVRRAHALFGEVLVAIGNNSTKDYMFTFEERVELVNGATSDLPGITVEAMDGLLVDFCRDRGIPAVVKGLRFGADFDFELQMAHMNAEMGDIETVLLPAARDHATLSSTIIRQVIRLGGDVSRYVPRNVAEALAVKFPRS; this is translated from the coding sequence GTGAAGGTACTGGTCCCGGGCTCTTTCGATCCCATCACCGTCGGACACCTCGACATCGTGAGGCGCGCGCACGCGCTGTTCGGAGAGGTCCTCGTGGCGATCGGCAACAACTCCACGAAGGACTACATGTTCACGTTCGAGGAGCGTGTCGAGTTGGTGAACGGCGCCACTTCGGACCTGCCCGGCATCACGGTCGAGGCGATGGACGGCCTGCTCGTCGACTTCTGTCGCGATCGGGGCATCCCCGCCGTGGTGAAGGGGCTGCGCTTCGGTGCCGACTTCGACTTCGAGCTGCAGATGGCCCACATGAACGCCGAGATGGGGGACATCGAGACCGTGCTGCTGCCCGCGGCGCGTGACCACGCGACCCTCAGCTCCACCATCATCCGGCAGGTCATCCGGCTGGGCGGCGACGTGTCGCGCTACGTGCCGCGAAACGTTGCCGAGGCCCTGGCGGTGAAGTTCCCGCGCTCCTGA
- a CDS encoding Rne/Rng family ribonuclease — protein sequence MLDTENGPEITAPTTPTRRRRAAARPAGAPVKVETPAQPEVTVQPEAPAVEAPDAAPEEDLTPRRRRASTRVAEPAGRRRRVQVADETPADQAEAPADTAPEAAADDAPAEPVKKPARRRATRQSAPAEKAPAPEAPAAVEAPAPEAVAEPVVEETPAVVAEPAETKPARRRRAASRPAAAPEPVAAPADEVVAPEPAATPEPEAVPEPVTEAEPAREAPRARRRRAARPAAAPEPAAEADESDPIGAALREAEKLAEARKAVLADPFMTAEARAAELAALAGAIAGGDDEDEDEETAEADSDEESADADADAEESEDSEENEDEDADAEESDARPSRRRRRRGGRRRRRSDSRDDGEGEQGDDTDESDESPDEQGTDTDAEGEPDGESESSDEGGTTTRRRRRRRRRGEGESHGTGDDEITGIEGSTRMEAKRQRRKESRAAGRRRAPILSEAEFLARRESVDRRLLIRQKEEYTQLAVIEDDILVEHYVDKASATSLIGNIYLGKVQNVLPSMEAAFIDIGRGRNAVLYAGEVDWASFNVTGEDRKVEKVLKSGQSVLVQVTKDPVGAKGARLTAHISLPGRYIVYSPGGHLSGISRKLPDTERHRLRTVLGHLISDEESVIVRTAAEGVSEDELVRDVNRLKAQWEVIEKKSKQGGAPQALYSEPDLTLRIVRDLFTEDFGHLIVQGNGSQEDSYEAIAAYVDHVAPHLKDRLEKFEVGDDGHDLFAQYKVDDQIAKALDRKVYLPSGGSLVIDRTEAMTVIDVNTGRFTGSAGNLEATVTSNNLEAAEEIVRQLRLRDIGGIIVIDFIDMVLPSNRDLLLRRLVECLGRDRTRHQVAEVTSLGLVQLTRKKIGTGLAEAFTEPCEHCHGAGYLRFDEPVDSQAPADGGERKPRRRRK from the coding sequence ATGCTCGACACGGAAAACGGTCCGGAAATCACAGCACCGACCACCCCCACCCGTCGCCGCAGGGCAGCCGCCCGACCGGCCGGGGCCCCCGTCAAGGTCGAGACCCCCGCCCAGCCCGAGGTCACCGTGCAGCCCGAGGCCCCCGCGGTCGAGGCGCCCGACGCGGCCCCCGAGGAGGACCTCACCCCGAGGCGCCGCCGCGCCAGCACCAGGGTCGCTGAGCCCGCCGGCCGCCGACGTCGCGTGCAGGTCGCCGACGAGACCCCCGCCGATCAGGCCGAGGCCCCCGCGGACACGGCGCCCGAGGCCGCGGCCGACGACGCCCCCGCCGAGCCCGTGAAGAAGCCCGCGCGCCGTCGCGCCACCCGCCAGAGCGCCCCCGCCGAGAAGGCCCCGGCACCCGAGGCGCCCGCCGCGGTCGAGGCGCCGGCCCCCGAGGCCGTGGCCGAGCCCGTCGTCGAGGAGACCCCCGCGGTCGTCGCCGAGCCCGCCGAGACGAAGCCTGCCCGCCGCCGTCGTGCCGCCTCCCGGCCCGCCGCGGCTCCGGAGCCTGTCGCGGCTCCCGCCGACGAGGTCGTCGCACCTGAGCCCGCCGCCACCCCGGAGCCCGAGGCCGTTCCCGAGCCGGTGACCGAGGCCGAACCCGCCCGCGAGGCGCCCCGCGCCCGCCGTCGCCGGGCCGCACGACCCGCTGCAGCGCCCGAGCCCGCCGCCGAGGCGGACGAGTCAGATCCCATCGGCGCCGCGCTGCGCGAGGCCGAAAAGCTCGCCGAGGCCCGCAAGGCCGTGCTCGCCGACCCCTTCATGACTGCAGAGGCCCGCGCGGCCGAGCTGGCCGCGCTCGCCGGCGCCATCGCCGGTGGCGACGATGAGGACGAGGACGAGGAGACCGCCGAGGCCGACTCCGACGAGGAGTCCGCGGACGCCGATGCCGACGCCGAGGAATCCGAGGACTCCGAGGAGAACGAGGACGAGGATGCCGACGCGGAGGAGTCCGACGCGCGCCCGTCGCGCCGCCGTCGCCGCCGGGGCGGCCGCCGCCGCCGCCGCTCCGACTCCCGCGACGACGGCGAGGGCGAGCAGGGCGACGACACGGACGAGTCCGACGAGTCCCCCGACGAGCAGGGCACCGATACCGACGCCGAGGGCGAGCCCGACGGCGAGTCCGAGTCGTCGGACGAGGGCGGCACAACCACCCGTCGTCGTCGCCGCCGCCGCCGTCGTGGCGAGGGCGAGTCCCACGGCACCGGCGACGACGAGATCACCGGCATCGAGGGATCGACCCGTATGGAGGCCAAGCGGCAGCGCCGCAAGGAGTCCCGCGCCGCGGGACGCCGCCGGGCCCCGATCCTCAGCGAGGCCGAGTTCCTGGCCCGCCGCGAGTCCGTCGACCGACGCCTCCTGATCCGCCAGAAGGAGGAGTACACCCAGCTGGCGGTCATCGAGGACGACATCCTGGTCGAGCACTACGTCGACAAGGCCTCGGCCACGTCGCTGATCGGCAACATCTACCTCGGCAAGGTGCAGAACGTGCTGCCGAGCATGGAGGCCGCCTTCATCGACATCGGCCGTGGCCGCAACGCCGTGCTCTACGCGGGAGAGGTCGACTGGGCCTCCTTCAACGTCACCGGCGAGGACCGCAAGGTCGAGAAGGTGCTCAAGTCCGGCCAGAGCGTCCTCGTGCAGGTCACGAAGGACCCCGTCGGCGCGAAGGGTGCCCGCCTGACGGCGCACATCTCGCTGCCCGGCCGCTACATCGTCTACTCGCCGGGCGGCCACCTGTCCGGCATCTCCCGCAAGCTGCCCGACACCGAGCGTCACCGCCTGCGCACCGTGCTCGGCCACCTGATCTCCGACGAGGAGTCCGTGATCGTGCGGACGGCCGCCGAGGGCGTCAGCGAGGACGAGCTGGTGCGCGACGTCAACCGGCTGAAGGCGCAGTGGGAGGTCATCGAGAAGAAGTCGAAGCAGGGCGGCGCCCCGCAGGCCCTCTACTCGGAGCCCGACCTGACCCTGCGCATCGTCCGTGACCTCTTCACCGAGGACTTCGGCCACCTGATCGTCCAGGGCAACGGCTCTCAGGAGGACTCCTACGAGGCCATCGCCGCCTACGTGGACCACGTCGCCCCGCACCTGAAGGACCGCCTCGAGAAGTTCGAGGTCGGCGACGACGGCCACGACCTGTTCGCGCAGTACAAGGTCGACGATCAGATCGCGAAGGCGCTCGACCGGAAGGTCTACCTCCCGTCCGGCGGATCGCTCGTCATCGACCGTACCGAGGCCATGACCGTCATCGACGTCAACACCGGCCGCTTCACCGGCTCGGCGGGCAACCTCGAGGCGACCGTCACCTCCAACAACCTGGAGGCGGCCGAGGAGATCGTCCGCCAGCTGAGGCTCCGCGACATCGGCGGCATCATCGTGATCGACTTCATCGACATGGTGCTCCCGAGCAACCGGGACCTGCTGCTGCGTCGTCTCGTCGAGTGCCTCGGCCGCGACCGGACACGCCATCAGGTCGCCGAGGTCACGAGCCTCGGCCTCGTGCAGCTGACCCGCAAGAAGATCGGCACGGGGCTGGCGGAGGCCTTCACCGAGCCGTGCGAGCACTGCCACGGGGCCGGCTACCTGCGCTTCGACGAGCCCGTCGACTCGCAGGCCCCCGCAGACGGTGGCGAGCGGAAGCCCCGCCGCCGCAGGAAGTGA
- a CDS encoding YceD family protein yields MSPTHAQPDRRSPLVFEVHELGRRAGAMKRIDATVPAPAELVVGVIGVPEGSDIELELTLQSVTEGVLVTGTATAQLRGQCSRCLTGIEGTDSFDIQELYFYPGNEVDEEESLVVDETIDLEEVLRDTVVLELPFTPLCEDDCLGLCPDCGFNRNLDPTHTHGDRIDPRWSKLTGLTGDTPN; encoded by the coding sequence GTGTCGCCCACGCATGCCCAACCGGATCGCCGCTCGCCCCTCGTTTTCGAGGTGCACGAGCTGGGACGCCGGGCTGGGGCCATGAAGAGGATCGACGCGACGGTTCCCGCTCCTGCCGAACTTGTCGTCGGAGTGATCGGAGTGCCGGAGGGTTCCGACATCGAGCTTGAACTCACGCTCCAGTCGGTCACCGAAGGTGTCCTGGTGACGGGGACAGCGACCGCGCAGCTGCGCGGCCAGTGCTCCCGCTGCCTGACGGGTATCGAAGGAACGGATTCCTTCGACATCCAGGAGCTCTATTTCTACCCCGGCAACGAGGTGGACGAGGAGGAGAGTCTCGTCGTCGACGAGACGATCGACCTCGAGGAGGTCCTGCGGGACACCGTGGTGCTCGAGTTGCCGTTCACCCCCCTGTGCGAGGATGATTGTCTGGGCCTGTGCCCGGACTGCGGCTTCAACCGCAACCTCGACCCCACGCACACGCATGGTGACCGCATCGACCCTCGGTGGTCGAAGCTCACCGGGCTGACCGGGGACACCCCCAACTGA